A single Pseudomonas sp. HN11 DNA region contains:
- the amaB gene encoding L-piperidine-6-carboxylate dehydrogenase — protein sequence MVAALLDRLGVNPALYQSGKQPVHSPIDGSRIGSVHWEGAAEVEQQVSRAEHAFEAWRKVPAPRRGELVRQFGDVLREYKADLGELVSWEAGKITQEGLGEVQEMIDICDFAVGLSRQLYGLTIASERPGHHMRETWHPLGVVGVISAFNFPVAVWAWNTTLALVCGNAVIWKPSEKTPLTALACQALFERVLKKFDGAPEYLSQVIIGGRDAGAALVDDPRVALISATGSTRMGREVAPKVAARFARSILELGGNNAMILGPSADLDMAVRAILFSAVGTAGQRCTTLRRLIAHESVKEEIVTRLKAAYSKVRIGHPLEGNLIGPLIDKHGFDNMQDALEQALSEGGKVFGGKRQLEDQFPNAYYVSPAIVEMPEQSDVVCTETFAPILYVIGYNDFNEALRLNNAVPQGLSSCIFTTDVREAEQFMSAVGSDCGIANVNIGPSGAEIGGAFGGEKETGGGRESGSDAWRGYMRRQTNTVNYSLELPLAQGITFD from the coding sequence ATGGTTGCCGCATTGCTTGATCGTCTCGGGGTAAACCCGGCGCTGTACCAGTCGGGCAAGCAGCCCGTGCATTCGCCGATTGATGGCAGCCGAATCGGCAGTGTGCATTGGGAAGGTGCCGCCGAGGTGGAGCAACAGGTCAGTCGCGCCGAGCATGCATTCGAAGCCTGGCGCAAAGTGCCGGCACCGCGCCGTGGTGAACTGGTGCGTCAGTTCGGCGACGTGTTGCGCGAATACAAGGCAGACCTGGGCGAGTTGGTGTCCTGGGAAGCCGGCAAGATCACCCAGGAAGGCCTGGGTGAAGTGCAGGAAATGATCGACATCTGCGACTTCGCAGTCGGCCTCTCGCGCCAGCTGTACGGTTTGACCATCGCCTCCGAGCGCCCTGGCCATCATATGCGTGAAACCTGGCATCCGCTGGGCGTGGTGGGCGTGATCAGCGCGTTCAACTTCCCGGTGGCAGTGTGGGCGTGGAACACCACCCTGGCGCTGGTATGCGGCAACGCCGTGATCTGGAAACCCTCTGAAAAGACCCCGCTCACGGCCCTGGCCTGCCAGGCATTGTTCGAGCGTGTGCTGAAGAAATTCGACGGCGCCCCGGAGTACCTGAGCCAAGTGATCATCGGCGGCCGCGACGCCGGCGCCGCATTGGTGGATGATCCGCGCGTCGCCTTGATCAGTGCCACCGGCAGCACGCGTATGGGGCGCGAGGTGGCGCCGAAGGTCGCCGCACGTTTTGCCCGCAGCATCCTCGAGCTGGGCGGCAATAACGCAATGATTCTCGGCCCTAGCGCCGATCTGGACATGGCCGTGCGCGCCATCCTGTTCAGCGCCGTCGGTACCGCCGGGCAACGTTGCACCACCCTGCGGCGCCTGATCGCCCATGAGTCGGTGAAAGAAGAAATCGTCACCCGTCTCAAGGCCGCCTATTCCAAGGTGCGCATCGGCCACCCATTGGAAGGCAACCTGATCGGCCCGCTGATCGACAAGCACGGCTTCGACAACATGCAGGACGCCCTGGAGCAAGCCTTGAGCGAAGGCGGCAAGGTGTTCGGCGGCAAGCGTCAGTTGGAAGACCAATTCCCCAACGCCTATTACGTCTCGCCAGCCATTGTGGAAATGCCCGAGCAAAGCGACGTGGTATGCACCGAGACCTTTGCCCCGATCCTCTATGTGATCGGCTACAACGACTTCAACGAAGCCCTGCGCCTCAACAACGCCGTGCCTCAAGGCCTGTCGTCGTGCATCTTTACCACCGACGTGCGTGAAGCCGAGCAGTTCATGTCGGCGGTGGGCAGCGACTGCGGCATCGCCAACGTCAACATCGGCCCGAGCGGCGCGGAAATCGGCGGCGCGTTTGGCGGCGAGAAAGAAACCGGCGGCGGGCGTGAATCGGGCTCGGATGCGTGGCGCGGGTATATGCGTCGCCAGACCAATACCGTCAATTACTCGCTTGAGCTGCCATTGGCACAAGGCATTACATTCGATTGA
- a CDS encoding ABC transporter permease subunit: MDGIFLQQLVNGLTLGSVYGLIAIGYTMVYGIIGMINFAHGEVYMISAYLAAISLALLAYFGIESFPLLILGTLIFTVVVTGVYGWVIERVAYKPLRNSTRLAPLISAIGISLILQNYAQIAQGAKQQGIPTLLAGAWRVDIGSGFVQLTYTKVFILVAAFAGMALLTYVIKYTKLGRMCRATQQDRKMASILGINTDRVISYVFVIGAAMAALAGVLITLNYGTFDFYAGFIIGIKAFTAAVLGGIGSLPGAMLGGIILGISESLFSGLINSDYKDVFSFSLLVVILIFRPQGLLGRPLVAKV; this comes from the coding sequence ATGGATGGTATTTTCCTGCAGCAACTGGTCAACGGCCTGACCCTCGGGTCGGTCTATGGCCTGATCGCCATCGGCTACACAATGGTCTATGGCATCATTGGCATGATCAACTTCGCCCACGGCGAGGTTTATATGATTTCCGCTTACCTCGCGGCGATCAGTCTGGCACTGCTGGCTTACTTCGGCATCGAATCCTTCCCGCTGCTCATTCTCGGCACCTTGATCTTCACCGTGGTCGTCACCGGCGTGTACGGTTGGGTCATCGAGCGTGTCGCCTACAAACCGCTGCGCAACTCCACGCGACTGGCACCGCTGATCAGCGCCATCGGTATCTCGCTGATCCTGCAGAACTACGCGCAAATCGCCCAGGGTGCCAAGCAACAAGGCATTCCCACCCTGCTGGCCGGGGCGTGGCGTGTCGACATCGGCAGCGGCTTCGTTCAGTTGACGTACACCAAAGTCTTCATTCTGGTCGCCGCTTTCGCCGGCATGGCGTTGCTCACTTACGTCATCAAATACACCAAGCTCGGCCGCATGTGCCGCGCGACCCAGCAAGACCGCAAGATGGCGTCGATCCTCGGCATCAACACCGACCGGGTGATCTCCTACGTATTCGTCATCGGCGCCGCCATGGCTGCACTGGCCGGCGTGCTCATCACCCTCAACTACGGCACTTTCGACTTCTATGCCGGCTTCATCATCGGCATCAAGGCGTTTACCGCAGCGGTGCTCGGCGGCATCGGCTCCCTGCCTGGAGCGATGCTGGGTGGGATCATTCTCGGTATCTCCGAGTCGCTGTTCTCAGGGTTGATCAACTCTGATTACAAAGACGTGTTCAGTTTCTCCCTGCTGGTGGTGATTCTGATTTTCCGTCCCCAGGGCCTGCTTGGTCGCCCACTCGTGGCGAAGGTGTAA
- a CDS encoding cation diffusion facilitator family transporter: MSNRGEQALLKQSTILMFAVAIAGIVTGVISGAQSILFDGFFSLIATAIKVLMLITAKLIAKKSNERFQFGYWHLEPMVLLIEGSFLLLIAIYAFLNGVFGIINGGREIELGLVIIYAAVFTVVEFAYFFYVRYRNRRLKSSLIQFDNISWLVDAMLSVGLLISFLAALLLKSQGYAEWAVYVDPLILILLALSMLAPAFKILRPALREVLGIAPDQLDDKVREVMDAAQARHGFDDYVSYVQKHGRARFIEIHVVLPADYPVDNVATLDGLREEISTGLGTPDAARWLTISFTGDRKWIA; this comes from the coding sequence GTGAGTAACCGAGGTGAGCAGGCACTGCTCAAACAATCGACCATCCTGATGTTCGCCGTAGCGATCGCCGGGATTGTCACGGGTGTGATTTCTGGCGCCCAATCCATTCTGTTCGACGGTTTTTTCTCGCTGATCGCCACCGCCATCAAGGTGTTGATGCTGATCACGGCCAAGCTGATCGCCAAGAAAAGCAACGAGCGTTTCCAGTTCGGCTATTGGCACCTGGAGCCCATGGTGCTGCTGATCGAAGGCAGCTTTCTGTTACTGATCGCCATCTATGCGTTCCTCAACGGCGTGTTCGGCATTATCAATGGCGGACGCGAGATCGAATTGGGGTTGGTGATCATCTACGCGGCGGTGTTTACCGTTGTCGAATTCGCCTACTTTTTCTACGTGCGATATCGCAATCGCAGGCTGAAATCATCGCTGATCCAGTTCGACAACATCAGTTGGCTGGTGGACGCGATGCTGTCGGTGGGCCTGCTGATCAGCTTTCTGGCAGCACTGTTGCTCAAGTCCCAGGGCTATGCCGAATGGGCGGTGTATGTCGACCCACTGATCCTGATCCTGCTGGCCCTGAGCATGCTGGCGCCGGCGTTCAAGATCCTGCGTCCGGCCTTGCGCGAGGTGTTGGGCATTGCTCCGGACCAGTTGGACGACAAAGTGCGCGAAGTGATGGATGCGGCCCAGGCCAGGCATGGTTTCGACGACTACGTGTCTTACGTACAAAAGCACGGACGGGCGCGGTTTATCGAAATTCATGTGGTGTTGCCGGCGGATTACCCGGTGGATAACGTCGCGACCCTTGATGGGCTGCGCGAAGAGATATCCACAGGGCTCGGCACACCGGATGCGGCGCGCTGGTTGACGATCAGCTTTACCGGAGATCGCAAGTGGATTGCGTGA
- the livM gene encoding high-affinity branched-chain amino acid ABC transporter permease LivM, with amino-acid sequence MSAAKPIDIKKSVVDTVLAGLISLVVFGPIVGVVLDGYSFNLEPARVGLLVAIVMVGRFAISLFLQTPRGLKILQGFESSGSGVHVLAPDYKSRLRWIIPALIVIAIVFPIFANKYLLTVVILGLIYVLLGLGLNIVVGLAGLLDLGYVAFYAIGAYGLALGYQYLGLGFWTVLPLAAIAAALAGCILGFPVLRMHGDYLAIVTLGFGEIIRLVLNNWLSFTGGPNGMPVPSPTFLGLEFGKRAKDGGIPFHEFFGIDYNPNIKFLFIYIVLFLVVLAVLYIKHRLTRMPVGRAWEALREDEIACRSMGLNHVLVKLSAFTIGASTAGLAGVFFASYQGFVNPSSFTFFESALILAIVVLGGMGSTVGVVIAAFVLTVAPELLRSFSEYRVLLFGVLMVVMMIWRPRGLIRISRTGVTPRKGVAP; translated from the coding sequence ATGTCTGCTGCCAAACCTATCGATATCAAGAAAAGTGTGGTCGATACAGTCCTCGCCGGGCTGATTTCCCTGGTCGTGTTCGGCCCCATCGTCGGCGTGGTCCTCGACGGCTACAGCTTCAACCTGGAACCGGCCCGCGTGGGCCTGCTGGTGGCCATCGTGATGGTCGGCCGCTTTGCCATCAGCCTGTTCCTGCAAACCCCCAGGGGCCTGAAGATTCTGCAGGGCTTCGAGAGCAGTGGCTCTGGCGTGCATGTACTGGCGCCGGACTACAAGTCGCGGCTGCGCTGGATCATCCCGGCACTGATCGTGATCGCCATCGTGTTTCCGATTTTCGCCAACAAATACCTGCTCACCGTGGTGATACTCGGCCTGATCTATGTATTGCTCGGCCTGGGCCTCAATATCGTGGTCGGCCTGGCGGGGCTGCTCGACCTGGGTTACGTGGCGTTCTACGCCATTGGCGCCTACGGCCTGGCATTGGGTTATCAATACCTCGGCCTGGGTTTCTGGACGGTGCTGCCACTGGCGGCCATCGCGGCGGCGCTGGCGGGGTGCATACTCGGGTTCCCAGTGTTGCGAATGCATGGCGACTATTTGGCCATCGTGACCCTGGGCTTTGGTGAAATCATCCGTCTGGTGCTCAATAACTGGCTGTCATTTACCGGCGGTCCAAACGGCATGCCGGTGCCATCGCCGACCTTCCTCGGCCTTGAGTTCGGCAAGCGTGCGAAGGATGGCGGGATTCCCTTCCATGAATTCTTCGGCATCGACTACAACCCCAATATCAAATTCCTGTTCATCTACATCGTGCTGTTCCTGGTGGTGCTGGCCGTGCTGTACATCAAGCATCGTCTGACCCGCATGCCGGTCGGCCGTGCCTGGGAAGCCCTGCGCGAAGATGAAATCGCCTGCCGTTCCATGGGCCTGAACCACGTGCTGGTCAAGCTCTCGGCATTCACCATCGGGGCATCGACTGCCGGCTTGGCCGGGGTGTTCTTTGCCAGTTATCAGGGCTTCGTCAACCCGTCGTCGTTCACCTTCTTCGAGTCGGCGCTGATCCTGGCCATCGTGGTACTGGGCGGCATGGGCTCGACGGTAGGTGTGGTAATTGCGGCATTCGTATTGACCGTTGCGCCTGAACTGCTGCGCAGCTTCTCCGAATACCGCGTGCTGCTGTTTGGTGTGTTGATGGTGGTGATGATGATCTGGCGACCGCGCGGCTTGATCCGGATCAGCCGCACCGGCGTGACGCCACGCAAGGGGGTAGCGCCATGA
- the amaA gene encoding L-pipecolate oxidase produces MQTKCLWEHLTPSRPDRAALKGEVKVDVCVIGAGITGLSAAIHLLEQGKSVAVLEAHRTGHGGSGRNVGLVNAGLWIPPDEIEAGFGEAVGSQLNRMLGAAPSLVFSLIDKYNIDCQLRREGTLHMAHNARGEADLRSREAQWKRRGAPVELLTGQACEQATGTRKIAAALLDRRAGTLNPMAYTSGLANAAAGLGGQLFDHSPVTQLERQGSHWSVQTAQGSVQAAQVVIASNAYTEGEWTALRRNFFPGYYYQVASAPLTDDAANQILPGGQGSWDTRQVLSSIRRDADGRLLLGSLGNGNQKPAWFLKAWADRVQQHYFPYLKSVQWDFTWTGCIAFTPDHLMRLFEPAPGLVAVTGYNGRGVTTGSVVGKAFADYLCHQNPQALPIPFAPMQPLAGVALRSCLYEAGFSLYHAGQCLRIVI; encoded by the coding sequence ATGCAGACAAAATGTCTATGGGAACACCTGACCCCCAGCCGGCCGGACCGTGCCGCGCTCAAGGGCGAGGTCAAGGTGGATGTGTGCGTGATCGGCGCCGGGATTACGGGGCTGTCGGCGGCCATTCATTTGCTGGAACAAGGTAAAAGCGTCGCGGTGCTGGAGGCTCATCGTACCGGCCATGGTGGTTCTGGACGCAACGTGGGGTTGGTCAACGCCGGCCTGTGGATCCCGCCGGACGAGATCGAAGCCGGTTTCGGCGAAGCGGTGGGCAGCCAGCTCAACCGCATGTTGGGCGCGGCGCCGTCGCTGGTGTTCAGCCTGATCGACAAATACAACATCGATTGTCAACTGCGCCGCGAGGGCACCTTGCACATGGCGCACAACGCCCGCGGCGAGGCGGATTTGCGCAGCCGTGAAGCACAATGGAAACGCCGTGGCGCACCGGTTGAGCTACTCACCGGCCAGGCCTGCGAGCAAGCCACGGGCACCAGGAAAATCGCCGCCGCCTTGCTGGACCGGCGCGCCGGCACGTTGAACCCGATGGCCTACACCAGTGGCTTGGCCAATGCCGCCGCGGGGCTGGGCGGGCAGTTATTCGATCACTCGCCGGTCACTCAGCTTGAGCGCCAAGGTTCGCACTGGTCGGTGCAGACCGCCCAGGGTTCAGTGCAGGCTGCGCAGGTGGTGATCGCCTCCAACGCCTACACCGAGGGCGAATGGACCGCGCTGCGGCGCAATTTTTTCCCCGGTTATTACTACCAGGTTGCGTCGGCCCCGCTGACGGACGATGCTGCCAATCAGATTCTGCCCGGTGGCCAAGGCTCCTGGGACACACGCCAAGTGTTGAGCAGCATCCGCCGCGATGCCGATGGCCGTTTGTTGCTCGGCAGCCTGGGCAACGGCAACCAGAAACCGGCCTGGTTCCTCAAGGCGTGGGCCGATCGGGTGCAGCAACATTACTTCCCGTACCTCAAATCGGTGCAGTGGGATTTCACCTGGACTGGCTGCATCGCCTTTACCCCGGACCACTTGATGCGGTTGTTCGAACCCGCCCCTGGCCTCGTGGCAGTTACGGGATACAACGGCCGTGGCGTGACCACCGGCAGCGTCGTCGGCAAGGCGTTCGCCGACTACTTATGTCACCAGAATCCCCAGGCTTTACCGATTCCTTTCGCCCCCATGCAACCGCTGGCCGGAGTCGCCCTGCGCAGCTGTCTTTATGAAGCTGGATTCTCGCTGTATCACGCGGGGCAATGCCTGAGGATCGTGATCTGA
- a CDS encoding AGE family epimerase/isomerase encodes MPSASQPSLNTVLTHFHSLIVPLWKGPGWNAELALPYEALDADHQPLPPQRYRAMACARQLYLFASLIGEPGAAFAEDRAAALFRSLQRHFHDAEHGGWFYSVDPSGQPLDKRKDLYTHAFIIFACAHYWAKVREPLVESVLNAALEVVAERFSTGDGLYEAVLERNWSSLKSGPLQNPLMHLAEGFLATLAVREDANVQAALLALATAMQQRFIDRQHGVMMEKPLGAVDNWFEPGHQFEWFFLLESSDVLRGTPLHASLTRAFAYAELKGVDNVSGAVSGMLALDGTVRDGTQRIWAQAEYLRALTLRPNSEAVLQRQLLALQQHFLHAKGWNECLDAKGVVSRRDMPSTTPYHLATCYQGLTQSTCDLR; translated from the coding sequence ATGCCCAGCGCTTCCCAACCCTCCTTGAACACCGTGCTTACGCACTTCCACAGCCTGATCGTGCCGCTCTGGAAAGGCCCGGGCTGGAATGCCGAACTGGCATTGCCCTATGAGGCGTTGGACGCCGATCATCAACCGCTGCCTCCGCAACGCTACCGTGCCATGGCCTGCGCCCGTCAGTTGTACCTGTTCGCCAGCCTGATCGGCGAGCCGGGTGCCGCCTTCGCCGAAGACCGTGCGGCGGCACTGTTCCGCTCCCTGCAACGGCACTTCCACGACGCCGAGCACGGCGGCTGGTTCTACAGCGTCGACCCGTCCGGCCAACCGCTGGACAAGCGCAAAGACCTCTATACCCACGCCTTCATCATCTTCGCCTGCGCCCATTACTGGGCCAAGGTACGTGAGCCGTTGGTGGAGTCGGTACTCAATGCCGCCCTTGAAGTGGTCGCCGAGCGCTTTTCCACAGGCGACGGCCTGTACGAGGCCGTATTGGAGCGCAACTGGTCATCGCTCAAGTCGGGCCCGCTGCAAAACCCGCTGATGCACTTGGCCGAAGGTTTCCTCGCCACCCTCGCGGTGCGTGAAGATGCCAACGTGCAAGCCGCCCTGCTGGCGTTGGCGACGGCCATGCAGCAGCGCTTCATCGACCGCCAACACGGCGTGATGATGGAAAAACCGCTGGGCGCTGTGGATAACTGGTTCGAGCCGGGGCACCAGTTCGAATGGTTCTTTTTGCTGGAGTCTTCGGATGTGCTGCGCGGTACGCCGCTGCATGCGTCCCTGACGCGTGCTTTTGCTTACGCAGAGCTCAAGGGTGTGGATAACGTCAGCGGCGCGGTCAGCGGCATGTTGGCGTTGGACGGCACAGTACGCGACGGCACCCAGCGTATCTGGGCTCAGGCCGAGTACCTGCGGGCACTGACCTTGCGACCAAACAGCGAAGCGGTGCTGCAACGCCAATTGCTGGCGCTGCAGCAGCACTTCCTCCATGCAAAAGGCTGGAATGAATGCCTGGATGCCAAGGGCGTCGTGAGCCGACGGGACATGCCGTCGACCACGCCTTATCATTTGGCGACTTGTTACCAGGGCCTCACGCAATCCACTTGCGATCTCCGGTAA
- a CDS encoding ABC transporter ATP-binding protein, with protein MSKEVVLSVEHLMMHFGGIKALSDVSLKVERNSIFALIGPNGAGKTTVFNCLTGFYKASGGKIQLNIRGKQTDVIQLLGERFQPTDFVSPKSFFSRVFYKMFGGTHLVNRAGLARTFQNIRLFKEMSVVENLLVAQHMWVNRNMLAGILNTKAYRKAESDALDHAFYWLEVVDLVDCANRLAGELSYGQQRRLEIARAMCTRPQIICLDEPAAGLNPQETEALSAMIRLLRDEHDLTVVLIEHDMGMVMSISDHIVVLDHGNVIAEGGPDAIRNDPKVIAAYLGADEEELV; from the coding sequence ATGAGCAAGGAAGTCGTGCTCTCCGTGGAACATTTGATGATGCACTTTGGTGGCATCAAGGCCTTGAGCGATGTGAGCCTCAAGGTCGAACGCAACTCGATCTTCGCGCTGATCGGCCCCAACGGCGCCGGCAAGACCACGGTGTTCAACTGCCTCACCGGCTTCTACAAAGCCAGCGGCGGCAAGATCCAGCTCAACATTCGCGGCAAACAAACAGACGTAATCCAGCTGCTCGGCGAACGTTTCCAGCCCACCGACTTCGTGTCGCCCAAAAGCTTCTTCAGCCGGGTGTTCTACAAGATGTTCGGCGGCACCCACTTGGTGAACCGCGCTGGCTTGGCGCGGACCTTCCAGAACATTCGCCTGTTCAAGGAAATGTCGGTGGTGGAAAACCTGCTGGTGGCCCAGCACATGTGGGTCAACCGCAACATGCTCGCGGGCATCCTCAATACCAAGGCCTACCGCAAGGCTGAAAGCGACGCCCTCGACCACGCCTTCTACTGGCTGGAAGTGGTGGACCTGGTGGACTGCGCCAACCGCCTGGCCGGTGAACTCTCCTACGGCCAGCAGCGCCGTCTGGAAATCGCCCGTGCCATGTGCACCCGGCCGCAGATCATCTGCCTGGACGAACCCGCAGCGGGCCTCAATCCCCAGGAAACCGAAGCCCTCAGCGCGATGATTCGCCTGCTGCGCGACGAACACGACCTGACGGTGGTGCTGATCGAACACGACATGGGCATGGTGATGAGTATTTCCGACCACATCGTGGTGCTTGACCATGGCAACGTGATCGCCGAGGGCGGGCCAGACGCGATCCGCAACGACCCAAAAGTGATTGCCGCCTACCTGGGCGCCGATGAAGAGGAGTTGGTATGA
- a CDS encoding ABC transporter ATP-binding protein, whose protein sequence is MSAPILEMKDLDVYYGPIQALKKVSLHINEGETVSLIGSNGAGKSTLLMSIFGQPRAESGQILYNGVDITHKSSHYIASNGIAQSPEGRRVFPDMTVEENLLMGTIPIGDKYAFDDMQRMFELFPRLKERRNQRAMTMSGGEQQMLAIARALMSRPKLLLLDEPSLGLAPIVVKQIFSTLRELASTGMTIFLVEQNANHALRLSDRAYVMVNGEIRLTGTGKELLVNEEVRNAYLGGH, encoded by the coding sequence ATGAGTGCACCTATCCTCGAAATGAAGGACCTGGACGTGTATTACGGTCCGATTCAGGCCCTGAAAAAAGTCTCGCTGCACATCAACGAAGGCGAAACCGTCAGCCTGATCGGCTCCAATGGCGCGGGTAAATCCACGCTGCTGATGTCGATCTTCGGCCAGCCTCGGGCGGAGTCGGGGCAGATCCTCTATAACGGCGTCGACATTACCCACAAGTCTTCGCACTACATCGCATCCAACGGTATTGCGCAGTCGCCGGAAGGGCGCCGGGTGTTCCCCGACATGACCGTCGAGGAAAACTTGCTGATGGGCACCATCCCCATTGGCGACAAGTATGCCTTTGATGACATGCAGCGCATGTTCGAGCTGTTTCCACGGCTCAAGGAGCGACGTAACCAGCGCGCCATGACCATGTCCGGCGGCGAGCAGCAAATGCTCGCCATCGCCCGCGCTTTGATGAGCCGCCCCAAGCTGTTGCTGCTGGACGAGCCAAGCCTGGGCCTGGCGCCGATTGTGGTGAAGCAGATCTTCTCGACCCTGCGCGAGCTGGCCTCAACCGGCATGACCATTTTCCTGGTGGAGCAGAACGCCAACCATGCGCTGCGCCTGTCGGACCGCGCGTATGTGATGGTCAATGGCGAGATTCGCCTGACGGGCACCGGTAAGGAATTGCTGGTGAATGAGGAAGTGCGCAACGCCTATCTGGGCGGGCATTAA
- a CDS encoding SDR family oxidoreductase, whose translation MSDTLFITGATSGFGEACARRFAEAGWKLVLTGRRADRLNALVEELSKQTEVHGLVVDVRDRKGMEDAIANLPPSFAKLRGLINNAGLAVGTDPAPKCSLDDWETMVDTNIKGLLTTTNLLLPRLIAHGRGAGIINLGSIAGNYPYPGSHVYGGSKAFVKQFSLNLRCDLQGTGVRVTNIEPGLCESEFSLVRFGGDQARYDATYAGAEPIQPQDIADTIFWVMNTPAHVNINRLELMPVSQTWAGFAIERSAK comes from the coding sequence ATGTCCGACACGCTGTTTATTACTGGCGCAACCTCAGGTTTCGGCGAAGCCTGCGCCCGTCGTTTTGCCGAAGCCGGCTGGAAACTGGTGCTCACCGGCCGTCGCGCCGACCGCCTGAATGCGCTGGTCGAAGAGCTTTCCAAGCAAACCGAAGTGCATGGCCTGGTGGTGGACGTGCGGGATCGCAAAGGCATGGAAGACGCCATCGCCAACCTGCCGCCGTCGTTCGCCAAGCTGCGCGGGCTGATCAACAATGCCGGCCTGGCGGTGGGCACCGACCCTGCGCCCAAATGCAGCCTCGACGATTGGGAAACCATGGTCGACACCAACATCAAGGGCCTGCTGACCACCACCAACCTGCTGCTGCCACGCCTGATCGCTCATGGTCGCGGCGCGGGCATCATCAACCTGGGTTCCATTGCCGGTAACTACCCGTATCCGGGCAGCCACGTGTATGGCGGTTCCAAGGCGTTCGTGAAGCAGTTCTCGCTGAACCTGCGTTGCGACCTGCAAGGCACCGGCGTGCGCGTGACCAACATCGAGCCAGGCCTGTGCGAGAGCGAGTTCTCGCTGGTACGGTTCGGCGGTGACCAAGCGCGGTATGACGCGACCTATGCGGGGGCCGAGCCGATCCAGCCGCAGGATATTGCTGACACGATTTTCTGGGTGATGAACACGCCGGCGCATGTGAATATCAACCGGTTGGAGCTGATGCCAGTGAGCCAGACCTGGGCCGGGTTTGCGATTGAGCGCAGCGCCAAGTAA
- a CDS encoding branched-chain amino acid ABC transporter substrate-binding protein encodes MSQTFYKKGFLALAVAAALGISTFVHADVKIGVAGPMTGANAAFGEQYMKGAQAAADVINKAGGINGEKIVLVAGDDACEPKQAVAVANRLADQDKVIGVVGHFCSSNTIPASEVYDEAGIIAITPGSTNPQVTERGLGAMFRMCGRDDQQGIVAGDYIVDVLKGKKVAVINDKDTYGKGLADATAAQLTKRGVKPVLEEGLTRGEKDFSALVTKIRSTGADVVYFGGLHPEAGPLVRQIREAGLKDVKFMSDDGVVTDELVATAGGKQYVDGVYMTFGADPRLLPDSKAVVEEFRKNGTEPEGYTLYAYASVQALAAGFNGAKSNKGEDAAKWLKAHPVKTVMGEKAWDSKGDLKISDYVVYQWDKDGKYHQLEKQK; translated from the coding sequence ATGTCCCAGACGTTTTACAAGAAAGGTTTTCTGGCCCTCGCCGTTGCAGCGGCACTGGGCATTTCTACGTTTGTTCACGCTGATGTGAAGATTGGCGTAGCGGGGCCCATGACCGGCGCCAACGCCGCTTTCGGTGAGCAGTACATGAAGGGTGCCCAGGCGGCAGCCGATGTGATCAATAAGGCTGGCGGCATCAACGGCGAAAAAATCGTGCTGGTGGCCGGCGACGATGCTTGCGAACCCAAACAAGCCGTGGCCGTGGCCAACCGCCTGGCTGACCAGGACAAAGTGATCGGCGTGGTCGGGCACTTCTGCTCGTCCAACACCATTCCGGCCTCTGAGGTGTATGACGAAGCCGGCATCATTGCCATCACCCCAGGCTCCACCAACCCACAAGTGACCGAGCGTGGCCTGGGCGCGATGTTCCGCATGTGCGGCCGTGACGACCAGCAAGGCATCGTTGCCGGCGACTACATCGTCGACGTACTCAAGGGCAAGAAAGTCGCCGTCATCAATGACAAGGACACCTACGGCAAAGGCCTGGCTGATGCCACCGCTGCCCAGTTGACCAAGCGCGGCGTCAAGCCGGTGCTGGAAGAAGGCCTGACCCGTGGCGAGAAAGACTTCAGCGCCCTGGTCACCAAGATCCGCTCTACCGGTGCCGACGTCGTGTATTTCGGCGGCCTGCACCCGGAAGCCGGTCCTCTGGTTCGCCAGATCCGTGAAGCCGGTTTGAAAGACGTGAAATTCATGTCCGATGACGGTGTTGTGACCGATGAACTGGTTGCCACCGCTGGCGGCAAACAATACGTCGATGGCGTGTACATGACCTTCGGCGCCGACCCGCGCCTGCTGCCAGACAGCAAGGCCGTGGTGGAAGAGTTCCGCAAAAACGGCACTGAGCCGGAAGGCTATACCCTGTACGCCTACGCCTCGGTCCAGGCCCTGGCCGCCGGCTTCAATGGCGCCAAGTCCAACAAGGGCGAAGACGCCGCCAAGTGGCTCAAGGCTCATCCGGTAAAAACCGTCATGGGCGAAAAAGCCTGGGATTCGAAGGGCGACCTGAAAATCTCCGACTACGTGGTTTACCAGTGGGACAAAGACGGCAAATACCACCAGTTGGAAAAACAGAAGTAA